In a single window of the Lineus longissimus chromosome 4, tnLinLong1.2, whole genome shotgun sequence genome:
- the LOC135487285 gene encoding uncharacterized protein LOC135487285 produces the protein MVPHISMRIRPYAIHYLPFLTLVFLTQVSDAYNTKCLSKGKVTQTCYYHTTCCATASGGSFYFVCCKWATIKHNTYCRQQFSTQYCYGDNHYCCPSGSYYGDRFSTCCGSSQYVHGSAARNGLNTHEAVGIGLGVTLAIILFVIVPIACVCLKHPSKVYPIRY, from the exons ATGGTCCCACACATCAGTATGAGGATCAGACCGTATGCGATTCATTATCTTCCTTTTCTAACCCTAGTGTTTTTAACCCAAG TCTCAGATGCTTATAACACCAAGTGCCTATCCAAAGGTAAAGTCACGCAGACATGTTACTACCACACAACATGCTGCGCTACCGCATCCGGGGGGAGCTTCTACTTTGTCTGCTGCAAATGGGCGACCATCAAGCACAACACGTACTGCCGGCAACAGTTCTCTACACAGTACTGTTATGGGGACAACCACTACTGCTGTCCGTCGGGGTCATATTATGGAGACAGATTCTCAACGTGCTGTGGGTCCAGTCAGTATGTTCACGGATCTGCAGCAAGGAATGGACTCAATAC ACATGAAGCAGTCGGCATCGGTTTAGGCGTTACTCTCGCCATCATTCTGTTTGTGATCGTTCCTATCGCCTGTGTATGCCTAAAGCACCCAAGTAAAG TGTATCCGATAAGATACTGA